In one window of Pseudobythopirellula maris DNA:
- a CDS encoding DUF420 domain-containing protein gives MFLSLLAAAHPIVHLNAALNATATVLLCLGLWLIKRGKEDAHRRAMLSAFAVSAVFLVCYLYYHFLVGSVRFTHEGPVRYVYLTILLTHVVLAMAVPFLTIASIYLGYRAQGCCGPADAETVARFRQKHRAVVRWAFPIWLYVSVTGVVVYAMLYHLWPSAEI, from the coding sequence ATGTTCTTGAGCCTGCTCGCCGCCGCCCACCCGATTGTCCACCTCAACGCCGCTCTGAATGCGACGGCCACGGTGCTGCTCTGCCTGGGCCTGTGGCTCATCAAGCGGGGCAAGGAGGACGCCCACCGGCGGGCGATGCTCTCGGCGTTCGCCGTCTCCGCGGTGTTCCTGGTCTGCTACCTGTACTACCACTTCCTGGTGGGCAGCGTCCGTTTCACGCACGAGGGGCCGGTCCGCTACGTTTACCTGACCATCTTGCTCACCCACGTCGTGCTGGCGATGGCCGTGCCGTTCCTCACCATCGCGTCGATCTACCTCGGCTACCGCGCCCAGGGCTGCTGCGGGCCCGCCGACGCCGAGACGGTGGCCCGTTTTCGACAAAAGCACCGCGCGGTGGTCCGCTGGGCGTTCCCCATCTGGCTCTACGTGTCCGTGACCGGCGTGGTTGTTTACGCGATGCTTTACCACCTGTGGCCGAGCGCGGAAATCTGA
- a CDS encoding ABC transporter permease, whose protein sequence is MTNTVPALPVVVALAERELVRFFRQRNRVIGGLVQPVLFWLLFSEGFRQRDLGYAHFFPGTLAMILLFTAIFATISIIEDRNEGFLQGVLVAPTPRWAMVLGKLLGGSAIAMIQALLFLALGWARVPEITPTVPYALLAVVMMTLVSIALTGLGFLIAWRMDSTQGFHAIMSVFLLPMWLLSGALFPQGADGLLGWVVAVNPLTYGVTGLRRYLEIGDAVTSPSAAVEGLPPLWLCWLVTGVFAAVMLAACTWIAGTRTRSDYK, encoded by the coding sequence ATGACGAACACCGTTCCCGCATTGCCGGTCGTTGTCGCGCTCGCCGAGCGCGAGCTCGTTCGCTTCTTCCGTCAACGCAACCGGGTGATCGGCGGGCTCGTGCAGCCGGTGCTGTTTTGGCTCTTGTTCAGCGAGGGCTTCCGCCAACGCGACCTGGGCTACGCCCACTTTTTCCCCGGCACGCTGGCGATGATCCTGTTGTTCACCGCCATCTTTGCGACGATCTCCATTATCGAAGACCGCAACGAGGGCTTCCTGCAGGGGGTGCTGGTCGCGCCCACGCCGCGCTGGGCGATGGTGCTCGGCAAGCTGCTGGGTGGCTCGGCGATCGCCATGATCCAAGCGCTCCTGTTCCTCGCCCTCGGCTGGGCCAGAGTGCCAGAGATCACGCCGACCGTACCCTACGCTTTGCTGGCGGTGGTGATGATGACGCTCGTGTCGATCGCGCTCACCGGGCTCGGCTTTTTGATCGCCTGGCGGATGGACAGCACCCAGGGGTTCCACGCCATCATGAGCGTGTTCCTGCTGCCGATGTGGCTGCTCTCCGGAGCGCTGTTCCCCCAAGGCGCCGACGGCCTCTTGGGCTGGGTGGTCGCCGTGAACCCGCTCACCTACGGTGTGACGGGCCTGAGGCGGTACCTCGAGATTGGCGACGCCGTGACGAGCCCCTCGGCCGCGGTCGAAGGCCTGCCGCCGCTGTGGCTCTGTTGGCTGGTGACCGGCGTGTTCGCCGCGGTGATGCTGGCCGCCTGCACCTGGATCGCCGGCACCCGCACCCGCTCGGATTACAAATAA
- a CDS encoding ABC transporter ATP-binding protein yields MSTTATPSDLALRVDNVRHRYGDREALCGLSLDVAAGELFALLGPNGSGKTTLFRVLSTLAPLQAGAVSVFGHDLATEAAAVRSLLGVVFQSPALDKKLTVEENLRCHGRLYGVSGAELKKRIGEALERFRMTDRRRDLVETLSGGLRRRAELAQGVLHRPRLLLLDEPSTGLDPAARGDLWRYLDEARQEQGVTVVATTHLLEEAERADRIAIVHRGELAALGAPAELQATVGGDAITIRTADPEAAAQLLRDSLSVDAKVVGGAVRLEHPEAAALTPKLFQTLGDKIDELTIGRPTLESVFIARTGHKFFSSEEQAES; encoded by the coding sequence TTGAGCACCACCGCCACGCCCAGCGATCTCGCCTTACGCGTCGATAACGTGCGCCACCGCTACGGCGATCGCGAGGCGCTCTGCGGGCTATCGCTCGACGTGGCGGCGGGCGAGCTGTTCGCGCTGCTGGGGCCCAACGGCAGCGGCAAGACGACGCTCTTCCGCGTGCTCTCGACCTTGGCGCCGCTGCAGGCGGGCGCGGTGTCGGTGTTCGGCCACGACCTAGCGACCGAGGCGGCCGCCGTCCGTTCGCTCTTGGGCGTCGTGTTCCAGTCGCCCGCGCTCGACAAAAAACTCACGGTCGAAGAGAACCTCCGCTGCCACGGCCGGCTCTACGGCGTTTCGGGCGCGGAGCTCAAGAAACGGATCGGCGAGGCGCTCGAGCGGTTCCGCATGACCGACCGCCGCCGTGACTTGGTCGAGACCCTCTCGGGCGGCCTCAGGCGCCGGGCCGAGCTGGCCCAAGGCGTGCTGCACCGGCCGCGGCTGCTGCTCCTGGACGAGCCGTCGACCGGGCTCGACCCGGCGGCCCGCGGCGACCTGTGGCGGTACCTCGACGAGGCCCGCCAGGAGCAGGGCGTCACGGTGGTCGCCACCACGCACCTTCTGGAAGAAGCCGAGCGGGCCGACCGCATCGCGATCGTCCATCGCGGCGAGCTGGCCGCCCTCGGCGCGCCGGCCGAGCTGCAAGCCACCGTGGGGGGCGACGCGATCACGATCCGCACGGCCGACCCCGAGGCCGCCGCCCAACTGCTGCGTGACTCGCTGTCGGTCGACGCCAAGGTCGTGGGCGGCGCCGTGCGGCTTGAGCACCCCGAGGCCGCGGCGCTCACGCCTAAGTTGTTCCAAACGCTCGGCGACAAGATCGACGAGCTGACGATCGGCCGCCCGACGCTCGAGAGCGTTTTTATCGCTCGCACGGGCCACAAGTTCTTTAGCTCCGAGGAGCAGGCCGAATCATGA
- the cyoE gene encoding heme o synthase, giving the protein MSTATLAAERSGLRERLADYVELTKPRIVVLELVAIVATLHMASGYGAAGGPWGLGMLFGVSLGVGLVAASANAINMWLERELDGLMVRTADRPLPAGRLSPAEVLTFGLTSCALGAVLMTIAAGWPTAILALASWFVYVACYTPLKTRSWTNTAVGAVSGALPILVGWCAGGGAWNGVALALFGVMYIWQFPHFMAIAWLCREDYTAAGYHMSPVLDPSGKWAGAQAVVGSALLLPVSLLPLISSRTIDGVVYFVFALLAWALLQNASSAFLADRNDRTARRLLRVSLLYVPLWLFGLWLAGV; this is encoded by the coding sequence ATGAGCACCGCCACCCTCGCCGCCGAGCGGTCGGGCCTACGCGAGCGCCTTGCCGATTACGTCGAGCTGACCAAGCCGCGGATCGTCGTGCTTGAGCTCGTGGCGATCGTCGCCACGCTGCACATGGCTTCGGGCTACGGCGCCGCCGGCGGCCCCTGGGGCCTGGGCATGCTGTTTGGCGTGTCGCTCGGCGTGGGGCTCGTCGCCGCCAGCGCGAACGCGATCAACATGTGGCTCGAGCGCGAGCTCGACGGCCTGATGGTGCGCACGGCCGACCGCCCGCTGCCGGCCGGCCGGCTCTCGCCCGCCGAGGTGCTCACCTTCGGCCTCACCAGCTGTGCGCTTGGCGCGGTGCTGATGACGATCGCTGCCGGTTGGCCGACTGCGATCCTCGCCTTGGCGAGCTGGTTTGTTTACGTCGCTTGCTACACGCCGCTGAAGACCCGCTCGTGGACCAACACCGCCGTGGGCGCCGTGAGCGGCGCGCTGCCGATCTTGGTCGGCTGGTGTGCGGGCGGGGGGGCGTGGAACGGCGTCGCGCTCGCGCTGTTCGGCGTGATGTACATCTGGCAGTTCCCCCACTTCATGGCGATCGCCTGGCTCTGCCGCGAAGACTACACCGCGGCCGGCTACCACATGTCGCCCGTTCTCGATCCCAGCGGCAAGTGGGCCGGAGCACAGGCCGTGGTCGGCTCGGCGTTGCTGCTGCCGGTGAGCCTGTTGCCGCTGATCTCGTCGCGCACGATCGACGGGGTCGTGTACTTCGTCTTCGCGTTGCTGGCGTGGGCCCTGCTGCAGAACGCCTCCTCGGCGTTCCTGGCCGACCGCAACGACCGCACCGCCCGGCGGCTGCTGCGGGTGAGCCTGCTGTACGTGCCGTTGTGGCTCTTCGGTTTGTGGCTGGCCGGGGTTTGA
- a CDS encoding COX15/CtaA family protein: MGNKNSTPSFSPWPPRVAWLLCCATFPLLWVGGLVTTTDAGMAVPDWPSTYGYNLFLYPWNAWLYGPWDLFIEHGHRLLASGVGMVTILLAVLLYRCDDRRWMRRLGVAAVLLVIAQGVLGGLRVTENARFLAMIHGCTGPLFFALTVFLAVCSTPRWRRNSSPGAEITAEHHAAGRLARLAIALPAVVYFQLTLGAAVRHVSASSTFASFAMHIKLHLLGAATVAMAVVWFYLRSRGEPDRPAAVKLVARRMVILLLFQVYLGAATWQTKYGLPRWAKTIAPATMEAHRVGGWWATHRVTFHGAGGSLLLGLSTANAAVCWGRRRALLASGAAESSRGQPAPATQSETIPIPSPSHPPEASP; encoded by the coding sequence ATGGGTAACAAAAACTCAACGCCGAGCTTCTCCCCCTGGCCGCCCCGGGTCGCTTGGCTGCTCTGCTGCGCGACGTTCCCGCTGCTGTGGGTCGGCGGTCTCGTGACCACCACTGACGCCGGCATGGCGGTGCCGGATTGGCCGAGCACCTACGGCTACAACCTGTTCCTCTACCCTTGGAACGCCTGGCTCTACGGCCCGTGGGACCTGTTCATCGAGCATGGCCATCGTCTGCTCGCCTCGGGCGTGGGGATGGTGACGATCCTGCTCGCCGTGCTGCTCTACCGTTGCGACGACCGGCGCTGGATGCGACGGCTCGGCGTGGCGGCGGTCTTGCTGGTGATCGCCCAAGGGGTGCTCGGCGGGCTGCGGGTCACCGAGAACGCCCGCTTCTTGGCGATGATCCACGGCTGCACCGGGCCGCTGTTCTTCGCGCTTACCGTGTTCCTGGCGGTCTGCTCCACGCCGCGCTGGCGGAGGAACTCCTCGCCGGGCGCCGAGATCACCGCCGAGCACCACGCCGCCGGCCGGCTGGCGCGGCTGGCGATCGCCCTGCCGGCGGTCGTGTACTTCCAGCTGACGCTGGGAGCCGCCGTGCGGCACGTGTCGGCCAGCTCGACGTTCGCGTCGTTCGCCATGCACATCAAGCTGCACCTGCTGGGCGCCGCGACCGTCGCGATGGCGGTCGTGTGGTTCTACTTGCGGTCGCGGGGCGAGCCCGACCGGCCGGCGGCGGTGAAGCTCGTCGCCCGGCGGATGGTGATCCTGCTGCTGTTCCAGGTTTACCTGGGCGCCGCAACTTGGCAGACGAAGTACGGATTGCCCCGCTGGGCCAAGACGATCGCGCCCGCTACCATGGAGGCCCACCGGGTGGGCGGCTGGTGGGCGACGCACCGGGTCACTTTCCACGGCGCCGGCGGCTCCCTGCTGCTGGGGCTATCGACGGCCAACGCCGCCGTCTGCTGGGGCCGCCGCCGGGCATTGCTCGCCAGCGGCGCCGCCGAGTCGTCACGCGGCCAGCCCGCCCCGGCGACCCAATCCGAAACGATCCCCATTCCCTCCCCGTCCCACCCGCCAGAGGCCTCCCCATGA
- a CDS encoding cytochrome c produces MHGLTAGQQRQIASALERAFGAPDEPRLPPAAEGLLDLELLRQAAGPVVSHEAGVTLGLYRRHCADCHGLSGDGAGPTSLYQDPYPRDLRRGVFKWKSTYRNRPPTTGDLLGVLQRGVPGTAMPSFELVAETERATLVEYVKYLAIRGQLERELAWFVAEELGPGEAIDDGLVEQLLSPIVEAWREAPQRVLVAEEPSDWMNAEHLAAGHDLFHGERAGCAKCHGAEGEGLVASGAVSLDDYDVWSRERREAALKAETDDERAALATALPPVTAAPGPITPGSLRGGEEPIDLYRRVHQGVAGAPMPAVGPTEGEASGALSDNEIWELAAYVASLAEVGSPPVSADKNE; encoded by the coding sequence TTGCACGGACTGACAGCGGGCCAACAGAGGCAAATCGCCTCCGCCTTAGAGCGCGCCTTCGGCGCCCCCGACGAGCCGCGGCTGCCGCCGGCCGCCGAGGGATTGCTCGACCTGGAGCTGCTGCGTCAGGCGGCAGGGCCGGTGGTGAGCCACGAGGCGGGCGTCACGCTGGGGCTCTACCGCCGCCACTGCGCCGATTGCCACGGCCTCAGCGGCGACGGCGCCGGGCCGACCTCGCTTTACCAAGACCCTTACCCACGCGACCTCCGCCGCGGGGTGTTCAAGTGGAAATCGACCTACCGCAACCGGCCGCCGACCACCGGCGACTTGCTCGGCGTCTTGCAACGCGGCGTGCCGGGCACGGCGATGCCGTCGTTCGAGCTCGTGGCCGAAACGGAACGCGCGACGCTCGTCGAGTACGTGAAGTACCTGGCGATCCGCGGCCAGCTGGAACGCGAACTCGCGTGGTTCGTCGCCGAGGAACTGGGCCCCGGCGAAGCGATCGATGACGGTCTGGTCGAGCAACTGCTCTCGCCGATCGTCGAGGCGTGGCGCGAGGCGCCGCAGCGCGTGCTCGTGGCCGAGGAGCCATCCGATTGGATGAACGCCGAGCATCTTGCCGCGGGGCACGATCTGTTCCACGGCGAGCGCGCCGGTTGCGCAAAGTGCCACGGCGCCGAGGGCGAGGGGCTCGTGGCGAGCGGCGCGGTGTCGCTCGACGACTACGACGTCTGGAGCCGCGAGCGCCGCGAAGCGGCCCTCAAGGCCGAGACCGACGACGAGCGGGCGGCGCTCGCCACGGCGTTGCCCCCCGTGACCGCGGCGCCGGGGCCGATCACGCCCGGCTCGCTGCGCGGCGGCGAAGAGCCGATCGACCTGTACCGCCGCGTCCACCAGGGCGTCGCCGGCGCGCCGATGCCCGCCGTGGGGCCGACCGAAGGCGAGGCGAGCGGCGCGTTGAGCGACAACGAGATCTGGGAGCTGGCGGCCTATGTCGCCTCGCTCGCAGAAGTTGGGAGCCCACCGGTCAGCGCAGATAAGAACGAATAA
- the purD gene encoding phosphoribosylamine--glycine ligase produces the protein MKVLVVGGGGREHALAWKIAQSKRVDTVFVAPGNAGTATETGLPIENVDLKDSDTAGLVAYAKANDVGLTVVGPEAPLTAGLVDALQAEGLRAFGPSKAAAELEGSKVFCKDLLRHADVPSGDYKTFRHQEDAVTYLEEREDEPVVVKADGLAAGKGVIVCDTRRQALDAVERIAGAKEFGSAGDRLIIEERLNGHEASVLAITDGRSIITLPPAQDHKPAHDGDTGPNTGGMGAYCPTPLVDAALLERVEEQVLVPTVHHMKRARRPFRGVLYAGLMITKQGPKVLEYNVRLGDPECQPLLMRLKSDIVDLLEATVDGRLDELGGLEWDPRPAVCVVMASEGYPGDYEKGHVIRGLEEAAKLPDVKVFHAGTKLIDGSVVNTGGRVLGVTALGDTISAAKLGAYKGVKCIRWQGAWCRKDISDKALGY, from the coding sequence ATGAAGGTATTGGTAGTTGGCGGCGGCGGACGCGAACACGCCCTGGCGTGGAAGATCGCCCAGAGCAAGCGGGTCGACACGGTGTTCGTGGCCCCCGGCAACGCCGGCACGGCGACCGAAACGGGCCTGCCGATCGAGAACGTCGATCTGAAAGACAGCGACACCGCCGGCCTTGTGGCCTACGCCAAGGCGAACGACGTCGGTCTCACCGTCGTTGGTCCCGAGGCGCCGCTCACGGCCGGATTGGTCGACGCCCTCCAGGCCGAGGGCCTGCGGGCGTTCGGGCCGTCCAAGGCGGCCGCCGAGCTCGAAGGGAGCAAGGTCTTCTGCAAAGACCTGCTGCGCCACGCCGATGTGCCGTCGGGCGACTACAAGACGTTCCGCCACCAAGAGGACGCCGTGACGTACCTCGAGGAGCGTGAGGACGAGCCGGTTGTGGTCAAAGCCGACGGCCTGGCCGCCGGCAAAGGGGTGATCGTCTGCGACACCCGCCGGCAGGCGCTCGACGCGGTCGAACGAATCGCGGGAGCCAAGGAGTTCGGCTCGGCCGGCGACCGGCTCATCATCGAGGAGCGGCTCAACGGGCACGAGGCGAGCGTGCTGGCGATCACCGACGGGCGATCGATCATCACCCTGCCGCCGGCCCAAGACCACAAGCCGGCCCACGACGGCGACACCGGCCCCAACACCGGCGGCATGGGCGCCTACTGCCCCACGCCGCTGGTCGACGCCGCTCTCTTGGAGCGCGTCGAGGAGCAGGTGCTCGTCCCCACGGTGCACCACATGAAGCGCGCCCGCCGGCCGTTCCGTGGCGTGCTCTACGCCGGGCTGATGATCACCAAGCAGGGCCCCAAGGTGCTGGAGTACAACGTCCGGCTGGGCGACCCCGAGTGCCAGCCGCTGCTGATGCGGCTGAAGTCGGACATCGTCGACCTGCTCGAGGCGACCGTCGACGGCCGGCTCGACGAGTTGGGCGGCCTGGAGTGGGACCCCCGCCCGGCCGTTTGTGTGGTGATGGCGAGCGAGGGCTACCCGGGCGACTACGAGAAGGGCCACGTGATCCGCGGACTCGAAGAAGCCGCCAAATTGCCCGACGTGAAAGTGTTCCACGCCGGCACGAAGCTGATCGACGGCTCGGTCGTGAACACCGGCGGGCGGGTGCTGGGCGTCACGGCCCTGGGCGACACGATCTCGGCCGCGAAGCTGGGCGCCTACAAGGGCGTCAAGTGCATCCGCTGGCAAGGCGCCTGGTGCCGTAAAGACATATCTGACAAGGCGTTGGGGTACTAA
- a CDS encoding ABC transporter permease, producing the protein MTPWRYALRSLWQFRRSNTAVALGVATAAAVLTGALVVGDSVRGSLRDLTLQRLGRVDHAVVARQPFRAALADELVATEGFDARFDGAAPVLLLQASLTSRQDGQTRRANDVQIVGCDERFWAFDPRGDEQRGQGVRLTPAVAEELGAAAGDEIMLRLPTVEALPADSPLGEKTDTTVGRRMAIDGIIAAEGIARFSLAPTQLAPRTVFLPLERLQELLDQQGKANALLIAAEEPTDQPATVWLEQNLKPQLADYGLSVDTPRAGLLQLESNQLVLPEAVVDAARTVFADSEPQPVVTYLANSILVGDRSTPYSTVAGVDSVAGIGPLLGDDGEPIVLADDQVAINRWTADDLGAAIGDRVTIRYYRPESTHGELVEAEPVTLTLSAIVGLTDAEGEPTAAADPRLTPRLEGVTDAASINDWDLPFELVETIRTQDEDYWDDHSTTPKAFLSHALAERLWTTRWGTDSLLRVASDEPATAAGERLRAAINPKDLGLTPTPVKRQGLAAASGATPFDVLFLLFSMFLIASAVMLITLLFRLAIDSRAREVGLLAAIGFQESTTRHLLLREALVVAAIGSAVGVAAGVGYAWLMLYGLRTVWIDAVVTPFLELHATPRSLAIGLVAGVAIAWLTIRRTLGKVVAAPPRALLAGQSPGATAPTRHATRRGLWLRLVLLAGAIACGVAGAGLRGEAQAGAFFGSGALLLAAVVWSIHALLGRRGPTPAAFGMRHLVLRNISRNPGRTTLSLALTAAASFMILATGAFHLPPTDEGTGGFELVAEAAAPVHFDLGSPEGRLELGFSTKDEALIERFRVFPLRVHDGEDASCLNLYQTTQPRVLGAPPALVERGGFVWADSAAPDGQNPWDLLEAGPDAEGAYPVALDFNTAMYGLKLYGGVGSTLTIRDAADQPVTLRVVGLLKNSMLQGDLLLGEKNFLDLFPETAGSRFFLIESRDSADDRVVGELADLLEDRLSDNGLDAEPARERLAGFLAVQNTYLATFQSLGGLGLVLGAVGLAVAQMRNLSERRGELALMRSAGFTTGKLQWMVRSENVQVLFLGLVAGSLAAAVALAPVALSQGASLPWRSILGLMGAVLLTGTVTGYLASAAALRAPITPALRGD; encoded by the coding sequence ATGACACCCTGGCGATACGCCCTTCGCAGCCTGTGGCAGTTCCGCCGTTCCAACACGGCGGTGGCGCTCGGCGTGGCCACGGCCGCGGCGGTGCTCACCGGGGCGCTCGTGGTGGGCGACTCGGTCCGCGGCAGCCTGCGCGATTTGACTCTTCAGCGCCTCGGCCGCGTCGACCACGCCGTTGTGGCCCGCCAACCGTTCCGTGCGGCGCTCGCTGACGAGCTCGTGGCGACCGAGGGTTTCGACGCACGCTTCGATGGCGCCGCCCCGGTGCTCTTGCTGCAGGCCTCGCTCACCAGCCGCCAAGACGGCCAGACACGTCGGGCGAATGACGTGCAGATCGTTGGCTGCGACGAGCGATTCTGGGCGTTCGACCCCCGCGGTGATGAGCAGCGTGGCCAAGGTGTTCGCCTCACACCGGCCGTGGCCGAGGAGCTCGGCGCCGCGGCGGGCGACGAGATCATGCTGCGATTGCCCACAGTCGAAGCGCTGCCGGCCGACAGCCCGTTGGGCGAGAAGACCGACACCACGGTCGGCCGACGCATGGCGATCGACGGGATCATCGCCGCCGAGGGGATCGCGCGGTTCTCGCTCGCCCCCACGCAGCTCGCGCCGCGCACCGTGTTCCTACCGCTCGAGCGGCTCCAGGAGCTGCTCGATCAGCAAGGCAAGGCGAACGCCCTGCTCATCGCCGCCGAAGAACCGACCGATCAACCGGCGACCGTGTGGCTCGAGCAAAACCTGAAGCCGCAACTCGCCGACTACGGCCTCTCGGTCGACACGCCGCGGGCGGGGTTGTTGCAGCTCGAATCGAACCAACTCGTGCTGCCGGAGGCGGTTGTCGACGCCGCCCGCACGGTCTTCGCCGACAGCGAGCCGCAGCCGGTGGTCACGTACCTGGCCAACTCAATCCTGGTGGGCGATCGCAGCACGCCCTACTCCACGGTTGCGGGTGTCGATTCGGTCGCGGGGATCGGTCCCCTGCTGGGAGACGACGGCGAGCCGATCGTGCTGGCCGACGACCAAGTCGCGATCAACCGCTGGACGGCCGACGACCTCGGCGCCGCGATCGGCGACCGAGTGACGATCCGCTATTACCGGCCCGAGAGCACGCACGGCGAACTCGTCGAGGCCGAGCCGGTCACACTGACCCTCTCAGCAATCGTCGGACTCACGGACGCCGAAGGCGAGCCCACAGCCGCGGCCGACCCGCGGCTCACGCCCCGGCTGGAGGGCGTGACCGACGCCGCATCGATCAACGACTGGGACTTGCCGTTCGAGCTCGTCGAAACGATCCGCACACAAGACGAGGACTACTGGGACGACCACTCGACCACGCCCAAGGCGTTCCTGTCGCACGCGCTGGCCGAGCGGCTCTGGACCACGCGTTGGGGAACCGACAGCCTGCTGCGTGTGGCGAGCGACGAGCCAGCCACGGCGGCCGGCGAGCGGCTCCGCGCGGCGATCAACCCGAAGGACCTCGGCCTCACGCCGACGCCGGTCAAGCGGCAAGGCCTCGCCGCCGCGAGCGGCGCCACGCCGTTCGACGTGCTGTTCCTGTTGTTCAGCATGTTCCTGATCGCCTCGGCCGTGATGCTGATCACGCTCCTGTTCCGGCTGGCGATCGACTCGCGCGCCCGCGAAGTCGGTCTGCTCGCGGCGATCGGTTTCCAGGAGAGCACGACGCGTCACTTGCTGCTGCGCGAGGCTTTGGTGGTGGCGGCCATCGGCTCGGCGGTGGGCGTCGCGGCGGGTGTCGGCTACGCGTGGCTGATGCTGTACGGGCTACGCACGGTGTGGATCGACGCGGTCGTCACGCCGTTCCTCGAACTGCACGCCACGCCGCGGTCGCTGGCGATCGGCCTGGTGGCGGGAGTCGCGATCGCGTGGCTCACGATCCGCCGCACGCTGGGCAAGGTCGTGGCGGCTCCGCCGCGGGCGTTGCTCGCCGGGCAGAGCCCCGGCGCGACGGCGCCGACCCGTCACGCGACACGCCGCGGCCTGTGGCTGCGGCTCGTGCTCCTGGCGGGTGCGATCGCCTGCGGCGTGGCGGGCGCCGGGCTCCGTGGCGAGGCGCAGGCGGGCGCCTTCTTCGGCAGCGGCGCCCTGCTGCTGGCCGCCGTCGTGTGGTCGATCCACGCCCTGCTCGGGCGCCGGGGCCCAACCCCCGCCGCCTTCGGCATGCGCCACCTCGTTCTGCGCAACATCTCGCGCAACCCGGGCCGCACGACGCTCTCGCTCGCGCTGACGGCGGCGGCGAGCTTCATGATCCTGGCGACCGGCGCGTTCCACCTCCCCCCGACCGACGAGGGAACGGGCGGCTTTGAGCTCGTCGCCGAGGCGGCGGCCCCGGTCCACTTTGACCTCGGCTCGCCGGAGGGGCGGCTCGAGCTCGGCTTCAGCACCAAAGACGAGGCGCTGATCGAGCGGTTTCGCGTCTTCCCCTTGCGTGTTCACGACGGCGAAGACGCCAGCTGTTTGAACCTCTACCAAACGACCCAGCCGCGAGTGCTCGGAGCGCCCCCCGCGTTGGTCGAGCGCGGCGGGTTCGTGTGGGCCGACAGCGCGGCGCCCGATGGGCAGAACCCGTGGGATTTGCTCGAGGCGGGCCCCGACGCCGAAGGCGCCTACCCCGTGGCGCTCGACTTCAACACCGCGATGTACGGCCTGAAGCTCTACGGAGGGGTCGGCTCGACGCTCACCATCCGCGACGCCGCCGACCAACCGGTCACACTGCGCGTGGTGGGATTGCTCAAGAACAGCATGCTGCAGGGCGACCTGCTGCTGGGCGAGAAGAACTTTCTCGACTTGTTCCCCGAGACCGCCGGCTCGCGGTTTTTCCTGATCGAATCCCGGGACTCGGCCGATGACCGAGTGGTCGGCGAGCTCGCCGACTTGCTCGAGGACCGGCTGAGCGACAACGGCCTCGACGCCGAGCCCGCACGCGAGCGGCTGGCCGGCTTCCTGGCGGTGCAAAACACCTACCTCGCCACGTTCCAATCGCTTGGCGGCTTGGGTCTGGTCCTTGGCGCCGTAGGATTAGCCGTGGCCCAGATGCGCAACTTGAGCGAGCGCCGCGGCGAACTGGCCCTGATGCGCTCGGCCGGCTTCACCACGGGTAAGCTGCAGTGGATGGTGCGTTCGGAGAACGTCCAGGTGCTTTTTCTCGGGCTCGTGGCCGGGTCGCTCGCCGCGGCGGTCGCCCTCGCGCCGGTGGCGCTGTCCCAAGGCGCCTCGTTGCCGTGGCGATCGATTCTGGGCCTCATGGGGGCGGTGCTGCTGACGGGCACGGTCACCGGCTACCTGGCGAGCGCCGCCGCCCTGCGTGCGCCGATCACACCGGCGTTGCGTGGCGATTAG
- a CDS encoding AAA family ATPase — protein sequence MTARFLQRVSAVAERTPKFKAHPFDIPFVVGLELEFESPVTFFVGENGSGKSTLLEAIAALAELPASGGSRNEVDQAFAPEHQSKLAPALRPSFRERPRDGYFLRAEFLAHFASLLDQRNADPGFAGDAYGRYGGKSLHKQSHGEAFLSVLKERVKSGLFLFDEPEVALSPQRQLALLLLMHELVETGETQFIIATHSPILLTFPGATIVSFDVAALKKVSLEETSHYRLTKGILDNPAGYWRHLTNEGQ from the coding sequence ATGACCGCACGGTTCCTGCAACGAGTCAGTGCCGTCGCCGAACGGACGCCTAAATTCAAGGCCCACCCGTTCGACATACCGTTCGTTGTAGGTCTCGAACTTGAATTTGAGTCACCCGTAACGTTTTTCGTGGGAGAAAACGGCAGTGGTAAGTCGACGCTCCTCGAAGCCATCGCCGCCCTGGCCGAGTTACCCGCCAGTGGTGGAAGTAGGAACGAGGTGGATCAGGCGTTCGCCCCTGAGCACCAGAGCAAGTTGGCTCCCGCACTAAGGCCTTCCTTTCGAGAGAGGCCTCGCGATGGCTACTTCCTCCGCGCCGAGTTCTTGGCCCACTTCGCCTCGCTCTTGGATCAACGCAATGCTGACCCCGGCTTTGCGGGCGATGCCTATGGGCGCTACGGCGGCAAGTCGCTGCACAAGCAATCCCACGGCGAGGCGTTTCTCTCCGTGCTCAAGGAACGTGTGAAGTCTGGGCTCTTTCTGTTCGATGAGCCCGAAGTCGCCTTGTCGCCGCAGCGGCAGCTCGCGTTGTTGTTGCTGATGCACGAGCTTGTTGAAACGGGCGAGACACAATTTATCATCGCGACCCACTCACCGATACTACTGACCTTCCCTGGGGCGACGATCGTCTCCTTCGACGTAGCCGCTTTAAAGAAGGTCTCGCTCGAAGAAACATCCCACTATCGGCTGACAAAGGGGATCTTGGACAACCCGGCCGGCTACTGGCGCCACCTCACGAACGAAGGGCAATAA